One Elaeis guineensis isolate ETL-2024a chromosome 10, EG11, whole genome shotgun sequence genomic window carries:
- the LOC105052477 gene encoding uncharacterized protein, which produces MAKEFNVPPVVFPSSTGNPSVPHQRRAPAAPPFQAPRPATSSSSGGPSNPSIPFMSFDVGSAPASSSFSAPVFASSAGGLLSGGAASFDDEPPLLEELGINTRQIWRKTASILNPFRVNPDLHEDADLSGPFIFLMAFGLFQLLAGKFHFGIILGWVTVAALFLYVVFNMLAGRNGNLDLYRCLSLVGYCMLPMVIFSAMSLFVPHGGVVIFVMGAVFVLWSTRVCTRLLVELASCGDEHRGLIAYACWLVYMLFSLLVIF; this is translated from the coding sequence ATGGCGAAGGAATTCAACGTCCCCCCCGTGGTCTTCCCCTCCTCAACCGGCAACCCTAGCGTCCCCCACCAGCGCCGCGCCCCGGCGGCGCCTCCCTTCCAAGCGCCCCGCCcagccacctcctcctcctccggcggtccCTCCAACCCCAGTATCCCCTTCATGTCATTCGACGTCGGCTCCGCccccgcctcctcctccttctccgcTCCCGTCTTCGCCTCCTCCGCCGGCGGCCTCCTCTCCGGTGGCGCTGCTTCCTTCGACGACGAGCCACCCCTCCTCGAGGAGCTGGGCATCAACACCCGCCAGATCTGGCGCAAGACCGCCTCCATTCTCAACCCCTTCCGCGTCAACCCCGACCTCCACGAGGACGCCGACCTCTCCGGCCCCTTCATCTTCCTCATGGCCTTCGGTCTCTTCCAGCTGCTCGCCGGCAAGTTCCACTTCGGTATCATCCTCGGCTGGGTCACCGTCGCCGCCCTCTTCCTCTACGTCGTCTTCAACATGCTCGCCGGCCGCAACGGCAACCTCGATCTCTACCGCTGCCTCAGCCTCGTTGGCTATTGCATGCTTCCAATGGTGATCTTCTCCGCAATGTCTCTCTTCGTGCCCCACGGCGGCGTTGTGATCTTTGTCATGGGTGCTGTCTTTGTGCTCTGGTCCACCAGGGTCTGCACGAGGCTCCTCGTCGAGCTGGCCTCGTGTGGAGACGAGCACCGTGGCCTCATAGCCTACGCCTGCTGGCTTGTCTACATGCTCTTCTCCCTGCTTGTAATATTCTGA